One part of the Cytobacillus sp. IB215665 genome encodes these proteins:
- a CDS encoding thioredoxin domain-containing protein — protein sequence MTSHPPIETQPTVGKADAPVSIVEFGDFKCPACKSWGENIYPKLKKDYIDKGVVKLSYINVQFHGEESTLGSLAAESVYRHDSNSYWDFHKKLYGEQPGENHDGQWITTEKLLKVAMETTDIDLQQLENDINEESTIEEVNLAESLVNAYQIQMTPTIIINSVLIENPFDYEKIVTIIEEEIEGN from the coding sequence ATGACCTCACATCCACCTATTGAGACTCAACCCACTGTTGGGAAAGCTGATGCACCAGTTTCAATAGTTGAATTTGGTGATTTTAAATGTCCAGCTTGTAAATCGTGGGGAGAAAATATTTATCCGAAATTAAAGAAAGATTATATTGATAAAGGAGTTGTGAAATTATCCTATATTAATGTCCAATTTCATGGTGAAGAATCTACACTAGGTTCACTTGCAGCTGAGTCAGTTTACAGGCATGATTCCAATTCTTATTGGGATTTTCATAAGAAACTATACGGTGAACAACCTGGAGAAAATCATGATGGACAGTGGATTACTACAGAAAAGCTGCTTAAAGTTGCTATGGAGACAACAGACATTGATTTACAACAGTTAGAGAATGATATAAATGAAGAGTCAACTATCGAGGAAGTTAATCTGGCTGAAAGTCTAGTAAATGCATACCAAATACAAATGACTCCTACAATAATAATTAATAGTGTTTTGATAGAGAACCCATTTGACTACGAGAAAATTGTGACTATTATTGAAGAAGAGATTGAGGGGAATTAG
- a CDS encoding disulfide oxidoreductase, whose amino-acid sequence MNKKGNKRLFLYFAWIVSLIATSGSLYFSEIKDFVPCELCWYQRILMYPLTLILGIATYQSDIDVKKFVLPMSFLGIVISLLHYIEQKVPGFGGIKPCVDGVPCSNEYINWLGFITIPFLSLITFILITLLLLFGIKRQK is encoded by the coding sequence ATTAATAAGAAGGGCAACAAACGTTTATTTCTGTATTTCGCATGGATAGTGTCTTTGATAGCTACCAGTGGTAGCTTATATTTTAGTGAAATTAAAGACTTTGTACCATGTGAGCTGTGCTGGTATCAACGAATTTTAATGTATCCTTTGACACTTATTTTAGGAATTGCTACTTATCAAAGTGATATAGATGTTAAAAAGTTCGTGCTCCCAATGTCGTTTTTGGGGATTGTTATTTCTTTACTCCACTACATTGAGCAAAAAGTTCCTGGTTTTGGAGGAATAAAGCCTTGTGTTGATGGTGTTCCTTGTAGCAATGAATACATTAATTGGTTAGGGTTTATTACTATTCCATTCTTATCCTTAATAACCTTTATATTAATTACATTACTCCTATTATTTGGAATAAAAAGACAAAAATAA